A window of Acidobacteriota bacterium genomic DNA:
TTGAGCATGCCGAGCAGCGCGGCGACGCCGCTGAAAGACACGCCGTAGCCGATGCTTGTGGGGACGGCGATGACGGGGCAGGACGCCAGACCACCCACCGCGCTCGGCAGGGCGCCTTCCATGCCGGCCACCGCGACAACCACCGAGGCGGCGGCGATCTGTTCCCGCACACTCAGCAGGCGGTGAATGCCCGCCACACCCACGTCGGCCACCAGCTCCACGCGGTTGCCCATGATCTGGGCGGTGACCATGGCTTCCTCGGCCACCGGCA
This region includes:
- the larB gene encoding nickel pincer cofactor biosynthesis protein LarB, which encodes PVAEEAMVTAQIMGNRVELVADVGVAGIHRLLSVREQIAAASVVVAVAGMEGALPSAVGGLASCPVIAVPTSIGYGVSFSGVAALLGMLNSCASNVAVVNIDNGFGAGYVAALANRR